Part of the Amblyraja radiata isolate CabotCenter1 chromosome 9, sAmbRad1.1.pri, whole genome shotgun sequence genome, CATAGGTTATTCTTCACAGGAGAAGCATCACTCACAAAGCAACtagcaaaaaataaatttaagGTCAAGCTGTGGGAGACAGTTAGAAAAATGAGCACACTGTTGGTTAATTTGACAATCATACTTCTAACCTTCAGTAATGTACGGATTCTCCAGTAGGCTGGTGTAAGTGTGAATATCTTTCTCTTTTTCAAGACGAtaggcagcagcagcaggcatTGAAAAGAAGGATTAGTTTCAGGCCATTCTAAATCAGGTAAATATGTCCTCCATCTAATTCAATGCACAAAACCACTAACTACATGATCATTATTTTACAGCATCAAaccaaatttaattttaaaaactTCCAATTCCACTTGCACGTTTTAGAAAACAAAGCTAAGTTCCAAAGTTGTTAATATAATCTACAATTGACACATTGACAGCATATCAACTATTCTTTTGATATTTCAACTGGTCTTTATACCAAAACTCTGACCTATACATCTTAACAATGGAACTTGATCCAACAACAATTTCCATGGTGGACAGCACTCTGTTATTTATATGTAAGAATCAACCTGGCACTTAGTTTTCCTCATCAAGTCTGGACGAATCCCATTCTGTTCCAGCAGAGAAATCTATTAAACTTTATGAATCAATAACTTTAAAGCAGTAATTTTTCCGAAATTAGTTGTAAGGATGGTTAATGCCGAACTATGGTTACTTGTATAATTAGTAAGTACTTCAAATTACCTCCAGGAGTAAAGCCTTCAGTCAGCACCTGAACATTTATAATTCGAGCAACTTCAATTTCAAAGTGATTTTCTCCATCCAGATATAGATACCTAACAAAAATTAGAAATTaatattttaatgaaaaataTAAATTAACCATTTCTGAAGACTGCTGCTATAATTGATTCCATTGTATGAAGCATCTTAGACATTCAAAATGCATCCTGGTGAATATATGCATGCTGATCTTAAATAGTGCATGATACAAGCCAATATTTTCTTCAGATTTAAAGAAGTATTGATACCAACTTTAGCAGCCTAACCACTTGGCAGGTCAAAATGCTTGTTGGTAGTTAGGGCTCAAGAAGAAAAAGGGAAAtagagaaaaaatatttcacacttCAAACCACAAATGAGATACCTGGGAAAACCAGTCAGTTTACACGCACCATATGATGTTACTGCTCATCTAATTGTTATGATTTTTCCTAGCAGTAACAACTAGAAAACTTAATAGACGAGAAAAAAAGCCGTCTGAATTATTAAAGCAGAAGCAAACACGGCTACTCATGGGTTTCTAAAAATTAGGTCTTCAGGTCTATATTGAATTTGTGGTTCCTGCTGAATTTCAAAGCTCACAATTGTATTTCAGCTAGTTTGTACCATCAGAAAATTGATCATATTCGCATTTACATTTGAACCAATAAGTTTTCAGTGGTTTGCTTTCTTctaaaaaataaaatgcaaaaaatGTTTGCAGCCAACCCTCACGAAAAGGTCCATATCGCCATTTTCCATAATGCAAACCTGTATTATTGCACACGAGTCGGGAAACACGAGTTGGAAAAAAAGAACaatttgttttgatttatttGCTTTCTCTCCCCACATGCTCAGATTCAGTGGGTAGATTTTATTCCATATCACAAATAATTGTGAATTCTGTAAAGGGGAATCTCCGTAACTTGGTATTCACAGTTGAGAAGCAGCAATTCTGCCTCTATTTGGTGTATACTGGACCCCAAAATGCCAAAGGCACATATTAGTGAGGATACACACAATTTCAGTAAATATAATCCATGGCTGCTGTCAACATTGATACAGGTTTACCAACAAAATAACAGACTCATGCTTTTTCCAAAGTAAGGGTCTCGCCTCCCCATTCCcaaattatttttcatttctgACAAACCTCATGAATGACAAAGGGACCATTTGCAATCTCAGTCCGAGTAACAGATGGTGTTGAAACGGACCTTTCAGCCTACAAAGTGTGTgccgatcatagaaacatagaaaataggtgcaggaggaggccatttggcccttcgagccagcaccgccattcattgtgatcatggctgatcgtgcaTTTCAAGCACCCATTTAACCAATCTTACACTAATCTTTTTCACattctcctcacattccaccAACTTTCCCATTCATAGtggccaattaaaaaaaaaaaaacagggcacctggagaaaacccagtcaCAGAAAGACATTTTAACTCTATATGTTGCCCAAGATTTCAACTGAATCGGCCTCTGTAGCCATCAGATAACAATTCTACTTGCATCATTGTGCCACCAAAGGATAAAATATGGACTCTGTGGCAGATGAGATAATAACAGTAGATTTTAAGGAGGGTTTTAAAATAAGAGGAAATATGCAGGAACAGGCATTTACAGTAACGGCAGAAATCTATGCACAGTTAAAACCTTCTTGGAAGAGCTCAAAGCATGGGAGGTATGGTCCTAATATAGGAAAATAGGATTAGCAGGGtttgaaattaacggttgcccgggtaccAATGGCCTGCCTGGCAACCTAAAAGTCGtgtaattttgcccggcttggcaagcatcctggaaacctgccgttcaactccggGCGggtcccctctctatctctctctctctctctctctctctctctctgtcactctccgtctccgcccgccatccgtgtccgggccgccggttctccgctcctcatccgccggcaccagcacatcctcctcctgcacatgcgcacaaccacggccagcacatcatcggccgccctgcacatgcgcactgccacggcaaatgGTCGGAGCCGGGCACTTTCTCTCTCACTTTGCATTGTAGGAGATTGCATTGCTGTCTGGTCGCCGCCTCgccacgaccgctgaaaaccaacgcagaatcattccgtggagctggagtaactcttgcttcttggtttcctggtcctccaaaaatattctaaatggaatttaaactggaggtggtggagagtCCAtcaccaaactctgaacaataacagtctattgcactttatctgttacatattttgttgtgctgcagcaagcaagaatttcattgtcctatctgggacacatgataataaaactctcttgataaTAAAACTTAAGCAAAaacgggttcttggggaaaaaagagctaccttatatTTAGTTGTGACTGGTTGGGTAacgatggtagggtgaagactattccatgctttaattgtgcgggggaactccatggagcagctagcaactctggatagaagaaattgggtgacatttcggtaagactcttctttagactcctctggttttagtgtttttagtttaatttaaaggtacagcgtggaaacaggcccttcggcccaccgagtccacgccaaccaccagtacactagttctaccccacACATTAGTGAtgtgggtcaagagtgttttattctctcacgtaccagttagaacaatgaaatccttacttgcaacagcacaacagaatatgtaaacgtagtattctgtaaacaatgttataaacgagaaaacaaaacggtgtatatttgtgtgtgtgtgtgtgtgtgtgtgtgtgtgtgaagatagactggtgctggagtaattcagcgggtcaggcagcatttctggaggaaaaggataggtgacgtttcaggtcaggactcttcttcagactgagagtaagggatggtgaggggagggggggggggcaatgagcCTTCTAACATGCATGGTGCAAACCATTTTAATACATGATAACTTATTGCAGCATTCAAAATCAATTGTACTTACCTGTGGTTGTTTGACAGCCGGCTACTCACAGTCTCACCTTTTTCTGAGGAACTTGAAGTTACAAGGAATACAGCCCCTTGGCAACAAATAGTAAAGTGTGTCAATTGGGGTACATTACCAGAGACACCCAATAACCAGTCCTACAAAtgtcagaatgtgtaggaaggaactgcagatgctggtttacatagacacaaaaagctggagtaactcagtgggttgtttggcagcatctctggagaaacggaataggtgatgttttgggtcaagaccctccctggagaaaaggaataggaacgTTCCGAATAGGTCTCGATCCGAataggttactccagctttttgtgcctatctcaaaAAGTCAGAGCTGATTTTTGACAGCATGATTGCTACCAAAGCAAGCTCTCCAAAAACTGAAAATTGAAGGTTTATTTTAGAAGCCCAAAGTCCCATTCcttcaaattcatttttttaaatgtagttgGAAGATTTTTACAATTTGTTTCCCCCCAGAACGATCTGTTggaattgttcaaaagggaactgcagatgctggaatatcgaaggtacacaaaattgctggggaaactcagcgggtgcagcagcatctatggagcgaaggaaataggcgacgtttcgggccgaaacccttcttctgttgGAATtgttgcctcaagaaggcagctaatatcaccaAAGACCCACATACTGGCCACActttcatctcgctgctaccaacaacatgttataaatacataagggggaaatggGTAACtaaagagagagtgggacctctcaggaatccaagcagtcacctctgtgtggagccacaggagatgggcaaggtcctaaatgagtatttctcctctgtatttaccgaggataaagacagtaggatggaagAAATTGGAACAGacactggaagtgtcatgagagcagtcaggattaccgtcgaagaagtactgaaggtacagtcgtgtttgaaggtagagaaaactccagggcctgatcagatatatccgaggacaatgcgggaaactagagaggaaattgcgggagcctggtggcaaatgttgtgcctcttttcaaaaaGGGCTGTAGGGAAAAtattgggaactataggccagtgagctgaacatctgtagttggtaagttactggagagtattctgagggataggttgtacaggcatttggatgggcaagggctgattaaggatattcagcatggttttgtacgtggggtcgtgtctcacaaatccgattgatttttttgaagacgtgaccaaaaaggttgacgagggcagagctgaagatgttgtgtacatggacttcagaaaggcattcgacaaggttccacattgtAGGCagctctagaaggttagatcgcatgggatccaaggacagATAGCAGAATGGATAATAAATTGGCTccaaggaaggaagcagagggtgatgatggaaggttgcttttcggactggaggcctgtgactagtggtgtgcctcagggttcggtgctagaCCCGTTACAAATAatctacatcaattatttggatgagaacattcagggcaagattagcaactttcctgatgatacaaaagttaatggttttgcagaaagtggagatggttgtgaaagattgcagcaggatctggatcgattggccaggtgggcagaggaatggttgatggaatttaatacagaaaagtgtgaggtgttggattttgggatgtcaaacaagggcaggacctacacagtaaatggtaggcctctgggtagggttgtagaacagagggaactaggagtacaagtgcatggttaggtttgaaggtcgagtcgcaggtaaataagttggtcaaaaaggcttttggcactttggtcttcatcagtcagagtattgagtatagaagttgggaggtcatgttgcagttgtataagacgttggtgagaatattgtgttcagttctgggcaccatgttgtaggaaagatattgtcaagcttgaaagggttcagaaacaaGAATGTTGCCATATGACTTGGTATGacaagggtgtgagctatagggagaggttgagtaggctgggtctctattccatggagtgcaggaggatggggggagatcttatagaggtatacaaaatcatgagaggaattgatcaggtagatgcacagagtcttttgcccagaatcgaggaccaaagggcataggttcaaggtaaaggggaaacgatttaatagaaatccgaggggtaaccttttcacacaatagGTGgtgggctgggactatcccatcgtttaagaaacagttagacaggtacatggggataggacaggtttggagggatatggaccaagctccggcaagtggcactagtgtagctgggacattgttggctggtgtgagctagttgggccgaagggcccattttccacactgtatcactctatgactaaatctgaggttaaggaacagcttcttcataaACAACCAGCATCTTGAACCACCCCTTGCACAATCCTAATCACGACACACCACAATAGACTACGAAGATTGCACTACATATTTTGGCTTGTACCATCATGATCTGACTTACCCAGAATATCTAATAGTTTGTTGTATGTTATAGGATGTGTTTAATGTGACTGTAAAGCTGAAGCAAGTTGagtatttcattgtcccattACCAAGTCATATGACAATATTCTTGAATCTTAATTGGTGATAAATATTGAACACACCACAAAAATATTAATAGCATCCTTTTAGATACATTATTCAGGAATAGTTGCACCACTCATCGAGTCAATAGGTAAGCTTAACGCAGCTGCGGTAAAAAGTGCTCTTGTAATCCTGGGTTAAAAGTGAAACATTCCTTTCACTTCTGACGTCTATCAGTGACTTTTATACGCACATTGTGATATCAGGTTAGGGTATGTTGCACCTCAATAGTCCGAATTTCAGAGTAACAAAATGTCTCCATGGGGTACACAGAGACTGATTAGTGCTAGCCTAAAACATTACATGAAATACTCAAGAGGGAGCTGTCAAattatttgaaatatttgaaagccgggtcaagtttattgtcacaagcacgagtacaggtacaatgaaaaccttgcttgcTGCAGAATCACTGGCAGACTCAGGAAATACTAagcaatttttttttcatttaaaaataaattacacattctgcaagacagtaaaaagaaagaaaacaaagGCAACAGATCATTAGGAAAAAAAGTTCATGGCAAAATCCAAAGGTCAGAGCTTATGAAGTCATATTAGTTCCATATATAAATGACAGAAGTACATAGAAAACATTTTAGTCACATTTTAGGTCATAAATAGTCTTCTAAACATATTTGAGGTAGCTGTACTTACCATTTACAAGCACCTTAATCTGTTTGTCAAAGAACTCCGATTCCTTCTGTGAGGTCAAAGCACATTCAGCACATTGCCTCACCGGGTCTATGAAGTACATCCGTGGAAGAGGTACTTTTTTACTGCAACATTTGTCACAAAAGCATTTGCCACATCTCCTGCAGTGATGCTGCCAATTTCAAGATAGgcccacaaaaaaaaaaatcaaagatgtTGTTAGAACTCACAAACACTGGCGATTTTAAAATAGAAATACATTCCTGCACACGATACACCAGTTTAAAGCAATACTTTTTAAACTCGAATTGGAATTGTCAGTGCTTTTATTCAACAGAATACAATAAGGGTTGCTGACTGAGTATTACAGTACTCAACACAATATCAGGGCCcgatgcatcccagggtactcaaggaggtggctctagaaatcgtggacgcattggtgatcattttccaatgttctatagattcaggatcagttgctgtggattcctgtagctaatgttattccacttttcaagaaaggaacgagagagaaaacagggaattatagagcagttagcctgacatcagtggtggagaaaatgcaattattaaagaagtaataatggtacattaggatagcagtaaaaggattggtccaagtcagcatggatttatgatggggaaatcctACTTGACtaatttggaattttttgaggatgtgacaagtaaaatggatgaaggagagccagtagttgtagtgtatctggactttcagaaagcctttgataaggtcccacacaggagattggtgggcaaaattagagcccatggtattgggggtagggtattaacatagatagagaattggttggcagacaggaaacaaagagtaggaataaatgggaaccggtcagaatggcaggcagtggcgagtggagtgccgcaaggctcggtgctggggccgcaactatttacaatacatcttaatgatttagatggaattaaaagtaacactagcaaatttgcagatgacacaaagctgattggcagtgtgaactgggaagaggatgctaggaggttgcagggtgacttggacaggtagagtgagtgggcagatgtatggcagatgcaatataatgtagataaatgtgaggttatccactttggcggcaagaacaaggaggcagattattatctcaatggtgtcagattcggaaaaagggaagtgcaacgagacctggggatccttgtacaccagtcactgtaaGTAAActggcaggtacaacaggcagtgaagaaatgagaggatttgagtattggagtaacgaggtccttctgctgttgtacagggccctggtgagaccgcaactggagtattgtgtgcagtttggttttattacaggaaggacatccttgctattgaggcagtgcagcataggttcacaaggttaatccccagggtggcgggactgtcatacgaggaaagatgggAGAGACCGTCTAAGAataaaggccatttaaaactgagatgagtaaaaactttttcacccagagagttgttaatttgtggaattctctgccacagaaggcagtagaggccaattcattggatgaatttaaaagagttggatagagctctaggggctagcagaatcaagggatatggggaggtcatgcacgggttactgattgtggatgatcagccatgatcacaatgaatggcggtgctggcacgaagggccaaatggcctcctcccgcacctattttctatgtttctatgtttcaattaaaAATAGAAACACCAAGCTCGGTGTAAAAATACCATTAAAAAGATGATCTCTAGTCAGAATTCCACAGGATAATATCAGAATTTAAAGTACAGGTATGAATAGATTAATATTTGAATATGCTATTTTATCTTCCTGATATATTTTTTAACGGTCATCTATAGACATTGCCAAGTTTCAAACAATATTTAGGCGTTTATTTACAAATATGGAAT contains:
- the zfyve21 gene encoding zinc finger FYVE domain-containing protein 21 isoform X6 encodes the protein MQCDAKFDFLTRKHHCRRCGKCFCDKCCSKKVPLPRMYFIDPVRQCAECALTSQKESEFFDKQIKVLVNGAVFLVTSSSSEKGETVSSRLSNNHRYLYLDGENHFEIEVARIINVQVLTEGFTPGEKDIHTYTSLLENPYITEGGNTRATGMLVQYKMLGSQEPKQLKLSVSDDFNSNKKMSVGWLAAMHKSILEKFKVQQLGMVLSFTW
- the zfyve21 gene encoding zinc finger FYVE domain-containing protein 21 isoform X1; this translates as MAATNEGKKLVRSPSGLRMVPENGAFCSPFSLDEPQWVPDKECPRCMQCDAKFDFLTRKHHCRRCGKCFCDKCCSKKVPLPRMYFIDPVRQCAECALTSQKESEFFDKQIKVLVNGAVFLVTSSSSEKGETVSSRLSNNHRYLYLDGENHFEIEVARIINVQVLTEGFTPGEKDIHTYTSLLENPYITEGGNTRATGMLVQYKMLGSQEPKQLKLSVSDDFNSNKKMSVGWLAAMHKSILEKFKVQQLGMVLSFTW
- the zfyve21 gene encoding zinc finger FYVE domain-containing protein 21 isoform X3 — its product is MAATNEGKKLVRSPSGLRMVPENGAFCSPFSLDEPQWVPDKEHHCRRCGKCFCDKCCSKKVPLPRMYFIDPVRQCAECALTSQKESEFFDKQIKVLVNGAVFLVTSSSSEKGETVSSRLSNNHRYLYLDGENHFEIEVARIINVQVLTEGFTPGEKDIHTYTSLLENPYITEGGNTRATGMLVQYKMLGSQEPKQLKLSVSDDFNSNKKMSVGWLAAMHKSILEKFKVQQLGMVLSFTW
- the zfyve21 gene encoding zinc finger FYVE domain-containing protein 21 isoform X2, coding for MAATNEGKKLVRSPSGLRMVPENGAFCSPFSLDEPQWVPDKECPRCMQCDAKFDFLTRKHHCRRCGKCFCDKCCSKKVPLPRMYFIDPVRQCAECALTSQKESEFFDKQIKVLVNGAVFLVTSSSSEKGETVSSRLSNNHRYLYLDGENHFEIEVARIINVQVLTEGFTPGEKDIHTYTSLLENPYITEGGNTRATGMLVQYKMLGSQEPKQLKLSVSDDFNSNKKMSVGWLAAMHKAAKLLYESRDQ